The genomic segment AAGCCTAGCATGACACCCACACCAAAGTGAATCCTTTTATCTGCCATAGATGCAACCATCTCCCAGGAGTCCTTACTTGGGTCATAACGCTCCACACTGCAAATATtcacaaaagaaagaattaattcACATATCCTTTGTGTCACTAACGCAACTAAAACCCACCAGAGTTTTAAAAGTGCAAATGGACAGATATAAAACAAGAGTAGTTTGTCCCAAATGTTTAGATTTTGCGGATAAAATCGCAGGGATAAAAGCTTACCTTGTAGACTGGTGCAATAATAGCCATCTCCTACTCTATTATATTGTACAAGCAGTAAGGTGTATTAAGGGCACAGAGCATTTGAAGTCAGAACATCTGGGTTCAAGTACTAATAATGCATACCTAGAGCTAAAGAAACTCTAGACCTACCACTCTGGATTTGTGTGATCCTGGATAAGTCATTTCCTCTCACCTGTAAACATGGGGATAATATAACCTCAAGGATTCATGTAAGAATAAAGTCCAGTGAGTATGCATGTGAAAGGACTTTGAAAATCACAAACTGTGTATAGACGGTTCCTAAAGATACTAAAGATCTTCCACACAGCTAAGGAAAAGGGAAGacgaagagaaggaaggaagaggaacttttttcttttacgtGAATTTATGGTGACTTACTTACTGCAATGCAAAACTGCATATTTCATAACAAACTGATTAATCAGAATAATCTCAGAGTAATTTAGAAGAAATCATGGATTTAAATAAAGTCTGTATTCCAGAGAATTCTTGGCATTTCCAAGCTGCATTATGGAAATCCAAATCAAATCAGAATTTCCAAAAAAGCTTCCCTGAAAAATGCCAGAAGGCCTTTGAGCATACACTTTGCCCTGAAGGGGTGCAAAGGCAAGTTGGTTGAGCCTGTTCTCATCCTAACTTCTCAAGAAAGCCGAAAGCATTTGAGAGTCAGTAACATAATTCCAGAGTTCAGAATAGGGACTAGACTGCAGACTAGACCAGAAGCCTAAACTATAACTATTTCTGAAAGGACTCCAGGATAAAAAGCGTTACAGCAAAATCATTAGACAAGAAGAATCCAGTGAAAAACTGTAACAAGAATTTAAACTTCAAGAGCATTATCTCAGATTTAAAGTACCTTTTATCTTAGGAATTTCTGCCAgcagctctttaaaaaatataaatgcatgtcTGGGCCCCAACTACTTTTCCTTCAACTAACGGAGcgataaaaagggggaaaaatttagcctacacagaaataaaaatttatagatGAAATGCTGTTGTGTCATTACTTTCTCAGTTTGTTAACAAACCACCACATACTCTTTCATTAAAATGctcacaataaataaaatacacgCCACTAGTAGAGATAAAATACTAGTAGAGATAAAAATCTTTGAAACATCGACTTTCTACAACGGTTCAGAATTATGATGAATTTTCCACATAAGCAGTcactttatgcttttatttttctcacatatatatttctcctttattcaGAGAATACTACAAAATACAGAAATCTCACATTTAAATTTCAACACAGCTCAGATACATAATGATACATGTGTGATTATAGAATAAGAATCCAGAAAGGAATATTTAAATAAGGCTTATAATTTATGATGTGTTATGATATTGGGTAAGAATATAGAAattacatttttcactttttattccaTTAAACAATGTAATAACAGatcattcatacacacacacacacacacacacatttacaaatacacacacaccacccagaaTCTAAAGTTATCTAACCATTTTACTTTcagatttctgaattttaaaatctagtCCATttatactgaatgaatgaatgcaaaatTTAATAACAGGGATTTGATTTTTAGGCTGGTAATAAATCCTCATGTAAAACAGTTACAACTATACTTGTGGAGCAGATTAAGCTTCCCCAATGCCTATcagtattactttaaaaattaaaaagggaagTTCATTCATATACACAAATTGTTTAAAATCCAGAAATCACTGTTAATGATACTTTTAAACATCTACAAGCATATACAACTTGATTAAGTTAAATACCTGTTCATGTGGGCAGGACCATACCCACCAATGGCATATATCATTCCATCCAACACAGCTGCAGCAAAACAACTTCTTGTTGTAGTCATTGGTGCCACAGGTTGCCATTTTCTTACTTTGGGAATATACTTCTCTACAGATCGTAAATAAGATTGTCCATCATAACCACCTAAAGCATATAGTTCTCCTGTAAGTACCACTACTCCCAGGGTACTTCGGCTCTCGTTCATTCTCTCGAGAGAAGTCCAGGTATTTGTGTCAGGATTCCAGCATTCTACtgaattttcatgttttctgatAGTGATGCCAGGACGCACGTTAGTTTCAATACCACCTATAACATACACTTTTTGGTCTAAGACACATATTCCAAATTCATAGCGAGGAATGTTTAGGGGTGCCAAACCAATCCAAGAGTCATTCTGAGGAAAGTACATCTCCACACTAAAGAATaagcagaaaaaattaaatttcaaacatCAACATGGCCCATAAACAGTACCTGGCAAAACTGAAGATACTCATATGCTCTGACATGGCAATTTCATTCCTGTGTATCTTCTCTACTGAATGCCTAGTACAGCGAGTTTTGCAAAAGGACACAAATAGAGAAATGCTTACAGCAGCACAACACAACCATCTATCAAAAGGAGAATGGGTAAATAAGATGCGGTGTTATCCTTATTCACCCTATGACtaagcaattccattcctagatatGCACCCAAGAGAAATGCACATGTATGACACGTACaacaatgttcacagtagcattactGCTAATAGTCACaaactagaaacaatccaaattttCCATCAACCATaaaatggataagtaaactgtGTGTATCATATAAGAAAGTACtatatacagcaatgaaaatgaacaaactacaaCTACATGTAACAGTGATGCATCTTACACATATAATAttgagggaaagaagccaaaTTCAAAAGAATATATTCAGTATAATCTCATTTCTATCAAGTTCAAAAACATCTCTAATCTCTAGATTAGAAATGAGGATAGTGGTTACCTTtggggaggacagggagggaCCTTAAGGGTGGTTTCTGGGTGTTGGgtgtattctttttcttgaaatggTCTGTAATGTTTGCTTTGTGATAGTTCATTGACCTGTACACTTGGGATTTGTGGACTTTTCTGTATATGTGAAACATTCCAATTAATTTCTACAGTTATCATACTCATCGTAGAAAGAAAATGCTGTATTTTGCCCAGCTACTATAATGCCATATACCAATGAAACGAAATGAACTATTTCCTCATGCAATCTCAATTTCAAAAACTTACTGCTCAATGACAAAACACATCTCTGAAGAATATATATGGTACTACGGTACTACATAAAAATATGTAGTACCGTAGTACCTAACTATATACCGGGGCAAACATAATATGTAGCAAAATTACAACAAAAGGAAAGgcataatacattaaaaattcagaatagtggttacttcTGGGGGAGAGAAGGCGATGGCATCAAGGaggggcacaagggaactttAAGGGTATTGTTAGCCCAATCTCAACAATACTAGTTTTAGACCACAATGCACActgagactttttaaaagataaagaacatATCAACTAACACTGATACAGCCTCAACAGTTTCCTCCAATTGGAGGAAAGAAATGCAATCCAccaaatgtttggaaatattttagaatattaaatattctaatatttatcctaatatttagaatattaaatattaaagaaatgtattaaaCACAAAAGTTCTCATTAAGCAATCCCATGTAAGGGAAAAGTAAAGGTAACACccaggtatcttttcaaagtataaaaGTTACTTGTacaacacaacactgttaatcaactacactcatataaaatagaaattaaacaaacaaaaacaaacaagtgaaaaaagTTACTTGTAGAACGCTCTAAATCAATGATGGCTATGGGCCAAATTCAGCTCACCAGCTacttttgtaaatacagttttattggaacccagccacGCTCATTTGTCTCTGcattgtctatggctgctctTGCACTACCATGGCACACTTGGGTAGttacaacagagaccatatggtcacaaagtttaaaatatttactatttggctctttacagaaaaagtctgacAACTCCTCCTCTAAGTTATAAGAAAAGAAGGCACTTTCTACTAttgttgttaaaaaaatatttatgctgaagaaaataaattgcATGTAAAGTCCATGATTTATATCAGTAccctattttttatttccttggtgGTTATTCTGATTAATTGTATTCATTCAAACACATTCTTGTCCCAGTCTGCCCTCATCACAGATGGCTAGCTTTCCTCTTTAGCACCTTCTGATATAGCTAGCAATAAATCCCTTCTGACCTGCTCTGACTCAAATAAAGATGTAAATGATTtcgcaaaggaaaaaaaggcataaaatggaagaaaagttcACGAGCAACAAGGATGGATAAAATTTGTGcactgggaggaaggaagggtggtAATAACTGAGAGTGTTGTAGAGAATGGATGACAACGTGATTAAAACAATCAGATAAGTGATTtcggaagaagagaaaaagtaaaaagaagcaaataaacaggaaaagcaaactattttaaaaacataaaaaactggCAAATTTTAAGAGTATAAAATCTATTAGCATTAATCCTTTAAAAGCCTTCTATTTACCTATCCAAACAGGCAAACAGTCCAGATTTTCCTCCTACTGCACAAAGTACTTTGGGAGCACAGCGAGGTCGTGTCATCAAGACTGTCTGATGAGAGAGTCTGTGTTCAGGCATAAAGTGGTACTTCAGAGCTTCATTCAAAAGATGTTTACAAGTGCGGTCATCACGAATAAGATGATTTGCTTCATATAATCTAGTGAGAAACTTAACACTCAGCAATGGTAATCGCACACTGTTAAGTAGCTGTGCTAAGTATTTCTGGCGTTCTTGGACATCATACTTGATCCAAGACTCAAGTGCataaaaaacagtctcttcagtagCTACATTCAAACAGTCATTGGAAACAATTTCATCCAAATCAGCATGCGTAAGCTCAAAAAACTCCTCAGTCTGGCAAACAGCTTCAAAATTCTGGCATATGTATTTAGTGGCTGCCAAATAAAGGTCATGACAACCATACGTCTCTGCAAAACGAGAAATTCCAATACAATTACCAGGATCAAGCTGGCTTTCAAGAAATGCACAACATTCTTTCAGGACAAGTTTTATCTGGAGTAGGTTTGCTGCTGGAAGGAGAGATTCAACTGTGTCCTGTGAAATAAAAACAGTCCCTGTATAGGCATACTCCACAATGGCCTGGAGGGCAGTTTCGTCAATGCACTGAAACTCAACCTCACTGTTCTCTTTTTCGGAAAGGTTTCCAGTGAACATAGCTTTGAAATACGGGCTGATGCTGGCAAGTACCACTTTGTGAGCGTGGATTTTAACATCACCTACTCGAAGAATGATGTCACAGAGTTCGTGATGTTGACGAAGAAGATTCAAGCCCTGTAGAAGTTGTTCAGAATGTAAGTGGGTTAAGTTAGCAAGCATGTAGGTCGGGGATGTGTGGTCCatctacagaaaaacaaaaagcatgaagagttatttcaaaataatcttgCAAATGATTCCTTTTTCAAGTAGCGCAAAATAAATGAGATTGGTTGTTTATCTGCatgtttgttggtttttaaatactaaatactAGACAGAGGCATTTAGAGTTAGAAGGGATGTTAATCATTCAACTCCTTTATCATAGATACTAAACACACTTTACTTctggaagatgaaaaagaataaaagtaggagagaagaaaagaggaagaaaaaaagaagaaaaagcgaGAGGCAATAAGGACTGGGGTAGGCTGAATAATTGCTCCCCCAGAAGACATCCCCAACCTAATCCCTGGGTCTTTcatatgggaggaaaaaaaaaaagactgtacagATACGACtgaggattttgagatggggagattatcctgggttatctaGTTGGGCCCTAAGTGCAATCACATGTACCTTATAAGAAGGCAGAAGGAGATTCGacacagacagaagagaaggTAATCTGACCCCAGAGGCAGAAACTGGAGTGATGTAGCACTGGCAGCCACTGGAAGCCGGAAGAGGTGAGTAACACAGTCTCCCCTAGAACCTCTAGAGGGCGCACAGCCCCGCCAAAACCTTAATTTCAGCCCACTGATGATACTATCAGACTTTTGGCCTTtgtaactgtgagaaaataaagttctgttattttaagcaactgagtctgtggtaatttgttatagcatccATAAGAAATTAATTCTTGGGTACTTCAGAATGGCTCATAGCAGCTGCTTAGAATAGATGAAAGGAACATAAGACAATATGAAGTTTCTTTCCTGCCTCATTTTATACCTCAAACACAAGTTATGGgggtaattttaaaaagcagaagatTTGGTtcctattttaaaagtattatcaaataaattttaaaattctgaacattattaaatataaatgttggtAGGACTGGGAGAGTATAGCACTTCATTCCTGTGCATTTTTAAGTGGGAACAGccaaatattaaaacttttatctTCATTAAGAAGGTCATCATATCACACTTGtttcatgtgaattttatgtctgttaacaaaTTTTGTTAACATGACCACAGTACAGCTGGTATCACCAACCTTCACTTTTTATATCTCCAACTAATCCTGTACACATCTAACAATAATTCTCAATTAGGGCACAGACAAGTCTCAAGAAACCTGCTGGTCTTCCAGCAGGTACTTTACTCCAGAACAACATATTGGTAAGAAAACAGCAACTAGAAGGCACATGTTTAGATGCAGATCTGCTCTTTTTACTTACTATAGTGTTGACCCCTTAAACTTAACTTCTTTTGGCCTCAGTTTAATGGAAAAAGTTAACACGtagattgaaaagagaaaaatgaacaacaGGAAAGACAAGTAGATATAGAAAATAAGTGATGGGATTAAGAAAGCAGTCTTAGCTACTTTACATTGTTAACTTCACCTtaccttcattttccttttctgtgaagtgAGATCATAATAATTTCTGAACTATATATATCTCACAAGGTTTTTGAGGATCAAATTAGATAATGcacatgaaaacacaacaaactctAAGCGTTATGAGTACAGGCTACTACAGAAATGTAACAATATCAGCAAAGAACAGGGACCTTGGAAATAGGAGACAATAAGCTTAGTCCTAACT from the Hippopotamus amphibius kiboko isolate mHipAmp2 chromosome 2, mHipAmp2.hap2, whole genome shotgun sequence genome contains:
- the KLHL28 gene encoding kelch-like protein 28, with protein sequence MDHTSPTYMLANLTHLHSEQLLQGLNLLRQHHELCDIILRVGDVKIHAHKVVLASISPYFKAMFTGNLSEKENSEVEFQCIDETALQAIVEYAYTGTVFISQDTVESLLPAANLLQIKLVLKECCAFLESQLDPGNCIGISRFAETYGCHDLYLAATKYICQNFEAVCQTEEFFELTHADLDEIVSNDCLNVATEETVFYALESWIKYDVQERQKYLAQLLNSVRLPLLSVKFLTRLYEANHLIRDDRTCKHLLNEALKYHFMPEHRLSHQTVLMTRPRCAPKVLCAVGGKSGLFACLDSVEMYFPQNDSWIGLAPLNIPRYEFGICVLDQKVYVIGGIETNVRPGITIRKHENSVECWNPDTNTWTSLERMNESRSTLGVVVLTGELYALGGYDGQSYLRSVEKYIPKVRKWQPVAPMTTTRSCFAAAVLDGMIYAIGGYGPAHMNSVERYDPSKDSWEMVASMADKRIHFGVGVMLGFIFVVGGHNGVSHLSSIERYDPHQNQWTVCRPMKEPRTGVGAAVIDNYLYVVGGHSGSSYLNTVQKYDPISDTWLDSAGMIYCRCNFGLTAL